The following coding sequences lie in one Glycine max cultivar Williams 82 chromosome 19, Glycine_max_v4.0, whole genome shotgun sequence genomic window:
- the LOC100796360 gene encoding protein DETOXIFICATION 21, translated as MEGHLKQKLLRNKERRTSSEQEEEELSLVKRVWNESQVMWIVAAPAIFTRFSTFGISVISQAFVGHIGSKELAAYALVFTVLVRFANGVLLGMASALSTLCGQAYGAKEYGMMGVYLQRSWIVLFLTAVCLLPVFIFTSPILMLLGQDESIAQVAGNIALWSIPVMFASIVSFTCQTFLQSQSKNVIIAFLAAFSIVIHVFLSWLLTMKFQFGIPGAMISAGLAYWIPNIGQLIFVTCGWCSDTWEGFSFLAFKDLWPVVKMSLSAGAMLCLELWYNTILVLLTGNMKNAEVEIDALSICLNINGWEMMISLGFMAAASVRVANELGRGSAKAAKFSIIVSVLTSLAIGFLLFLFFLFFRERLAYIFTSNKDVAFAVGDLSPLLSVSILLNSVQPVLSGVAIGAGWQSIVAYVNMGCYYAIGIPVGIVLGNVLDLQVKGIWIGMLFGTLIQTIVLIVITYKTNWDEQVTIAQKRISRWSKVDNADQENEAQRKYVS; from the exons ATGGAGGGGCATCTAAAGCAGAAGCTGTTGAGAAACAAAGAGAGAAGAACATCATCAGAGCAAGAAGAAGAGGAGCTATCATTAGTGAAGAGGGTGTGGAATGAGAGCCAGGTGATGTGGATAGTGGCGGCACCAGCCATATTCACTAGGTTCTCCACCTTCGGAATCAGTGTCATAAGCCAAGCCTTTGTTGGCCATATTGGCTCTAAGGAATTGGCTGCATATGCTCTCGTTTTCACCGTTCTCGTTAGGTTCGCCAATGGTGTTCTC TTAGGAATGGCGAGTGCGTTGTCAACACTTTGTGGACAAGCATATGGTGCAAAAGAATATGGCATGATGGGAGTGTATCTTCAAAGATCATGGATAGTTTTGTTCCTAACTGCAGTCTGTCTTCTTCCGGTGTTCATCTTCACAAGCCCAATTTTGATGCTCTTGGGCCAAGATGAGAGCATAGCACAAGTGGCAGGAAACATTGCTCTTTGGTCAATTCCTGTCATGTTTGCCTCCATTGTCTCGTTCACTTGTCAGACATTCCTTCAATCTCAAAGCAAGAATGTCATCATTGCGTTCTTGGCAGCATTTTCGATAGTCATTCACGTGTTTCTATCGTGGcttttgacaatgaagttccaGTTTGGGATTCCTGGTGCAATGATTTCAGCAGGCTTGGCATACTGGATTCCCAACATTGGTCAACTCATATTTGTCACCTGTGGTTGGTGTTCTGATACATGGGAAGGTTTCTCATTTTTGGCATTCAAAGACCTCTGGCCTGTTGTCAAGATGTCCCTTTCAGCTGGTGCTATGTTATg TCTTGAGCTCTGGTACAACACAATATTGGTTCTTTTGACTGGTAACATGAAAAACGCAGAGGTTGAAATTGATGCTCTATCCATATG TCTCAACATCAATGGATGGGAAATGATGATATCACTTGGTTTCATGGCTGCAGCAAG TGTTCGAGTAGCAAATGAGCTTGGAAGAGGAAGTGCCAAAGCTGCAAAGTTCTCTATTATTGTGTCAGTGCTCACATCATTGGCCATTGGATTCCTTCTGTTCttattcttcttattttttagagaAAGACTTGCATATATATTTACCTCAAATAAAGATGTGGCCTTTGCTGTTGGGGATTTGTCACCTTTGTTATCAGTCTCTATATTACTAAACAGTGTTCAACCTGTACTCTCAG GAGTGGCTATAGGAGCAGGGTGGCAAAGCATTGTAGCATATGTGAATATGGGGTGTTATTACGCCATTGGTATTCCTGTAGGTATTGTACTTGGCAACGTTCTCGATTTGCAAGTCAAG GGAATATGGATTGGAATGTTGTTTGGAACGTTGATTCAAACTATAGTGCTAATTGTAATCACCTATAAAACTAATTGGGATGAGCAG GTTACCATTGCTCAGAAGCGTATTAGCAGGTGGTCGAAGGTGGACAATGCTGATCAAGAAAATGAAGCACAAAGAAAATATGTTAGCTAA